The following proteins come from a genomic window of Malus sylvestris chromosome 4, drMalSylv7.2, whole genome shotgun sequence:
- the LOC126617661 gene encoding zinc finger CCCH domain-containing protein 1-like: MADSGGNPEPGKVCNFIPKSSMKQNIRKRRPHEDEEEDNSTYGGTSFPSQRKAAKPDGKLYFSSGPAKSSTSDGSAIFEFKSSKEIQVENDSRATATLETETEFSRDARAVRERVLKQAEEALQGTSKETGNEKLYKGIHGYTDYKAGFRRELTVASEKAGGSHGPLRASAHIRATTRFDYQPDICKDYKETGYCGYGDSCKFMHDRGDYKSGWQMEREWEEAEKTRKRNLALGQDDVDQSEDDDDDDDEDGSLPFACFICRKPFVDPVVTKCNHYFCEHCALKHHSKNKKCFVCNKPTLGIFNTAHEVRKRMAAEGK, from the exons ATGGCGGATTCAGGTGGAAATCCAGAACCTGGAAAAG TTTGCAACTTCATCCCGAAGTCATCAATGAAGCAAAACATTAGAAAGCGAAGGCCTCATGAAGATGAGGAGGAGGACAACTCAACATATGGGGGCACATCATTCCCAAGTCAAAGAAAAGCCGCAAAGCCTGATGGCAAGCTGTATTTTTCTAGTGGACCGGCGAAGAGCTCTACATCTGATGGCAGTGCAATCTTTGAGTTCAAGTCTTCGAAAGAAATCCAAGTAGAAAATGATAGCAGAGCAACAGCGACTCTGGAGACTGAGACTGAGTTTTCTAGAGATGCCCGAGCTGTTCGCGAGAGAGTTCTTAAGCAGGCAGAGGAGGCTTTGCAGGGGACGAGCAAAGAGACTGGGAATGAAAAGTTATATAAGGGGATCCATGGTTATACTGACTACAAGGCTGGGTTCCGAAGAGAGCTAACAGTGGCCAGTGAGAAAGCGGGAGGTTCCCATGGGCCTCTCAGAGCTTCTGCGCACATCAGAGCTACCACAAGATTTGATTATCAGCCAGACATTTGTAAGGACTACAAAGAGACTGGTTATTGTGGTTATGGAGATTCCTGCAAATTTATGCATGATCGTGGAGACTACAAATCTGGGTGGCAGATGGAAAGGGAGTGGGAGGAAGCAGAGAAAACACGGAAGAGGAATTTAGCTTTGGGCCAAGATGATGTGGACCAGTCTGAGGAtgatgacgacgacgacgacgaggaTGGCTCGTTGCCATTCGCATGTTTCATCTGCCGGAAACCCTTTGTTGATCCCGTTGTAACCAAGTGCAACCACTACTTCTGTGAGCACTGCGCGCTAAAG CATCATTCGAAGAACAAGAAGTGCTTCGTGTGCAACAAGCCTACTCTTGGCATATTCAATACAGCTCATGAGGTACGGAAAAGGATGGCAGCAGAGGGTAAATAA